The genome window GGGGATAGATCCAACAATTGCCATAAGAGTTTCACTGGGCACAAGTCTTGCCGTGATACTTCCAACAGCACTAAGCGGCGCTCATGGTCATTACAGGAAAGACGCTGTTTTACTGAAACCAGCAGTTTTTTTAGC of Methanobacterium sp. contains these proteins:
- a CDS encoding TSUP family transporter, whose product is MESYIFYILMLIITGAGIGFASGLLGVGGGFIMVPILYGLMTTMGIDPTIAIRVSLGTSLAVILPTALSGAHGHYRKDAVLLKPAVFLA